Proteins from one Telopea speciosissima isolate NSW1024214 ecotype Mountain lineage chromosome 1, Tspe_v1, whole genome shotgun sequence genomic window:
- the LOC122651673 gene encoding protein FAR1-RELATED SEQUENCE 5-like encodes MESNWIEDQSLLMSQAPVQGSNMHVSDACNAFISSENNAVEHNTTGETDVINDGRENDSTSNEEENDVHEASSSPEDEENNSYQSDENEDSNTSSDFNVEEVTEEQAVNLSLEGDDNSSQFRFLIRELEPSVGMEFETEDDAYNHYNDYAKEMGFSVRKYRVERSRVDNRILARSYVCANQGEKWCNDKRRRGMNYMPRASKKTNCGVVMRIKSRNGKWVVDLWEKEHNHPMVDLNDSFRLRSHQKANSGTIQLIEWLQKCGIRQSQIMTILKDFAGGEQHVGLTEDSCRNLIRSKRRKSIGIDCQQAINYLHSKQASEVGFFYAVRVNEEQQLIGIFWIDSRAREQYKKFGDVIVFDTTYKKNKYKFPFAPFTGVNHHMHCILFGCGLIADETKESFMWLFQTWLQAMHNIHPKAILTEEDPGIMRAIRHVFPYTVHRFCGWHLENHMINHIRPLYKRYPDLKAIYKSCINDSKIPSEFEERWASMIQRYNLEEHKWLRRQYKLRKHWVPCYYADTFFAGMSTIQRGESMNNYFKGFFTPFTPINEFVTQYEEAIKKIREKEAKADVDCITSTPSCRTTHKVEEQAANVYTTKVFKVFTEEWYPCFGLEVRQCDWEFPVKRYKVFLRDKDREINVTYVLDNQEAEITTCSCKMFEHKGLLCRHILKVYVITDRSQIPQHYILPRWSKSAVYDSSGSKHVEGSSDEQPQQPV; translated from the coding sequence atggaaAGTAATTGGATAGAGGACCAGTCACTCTTAATGAGTCAAGCTCCCGTACAGGGTAGTAATATGCATGTTTCAGATGCATGTAATGCATTTATCAGTTCTGAAAACAATGCAGTGGAGCATAATACAACTGGAGAGACTGATGTAATTAATGATGGGAGGGAGAATGATAGCACAtccaatgaagaagaaaatgatgtgCATGAGGCTAGTAGTAGccctgaagatgaagaaaataatTCTTATCAAAGTGATGAGAATGAGGATAGCAATACATCTTCTGACTTTAATGTTGAGGAAGTTACCGAGGAACAAGCCGTCAATTTGAGCTTGGAAGGTGATGACAACAGCTCACAATTTAGATTTCTCATTCGTGAGTTGGAACCATCTGTTGGCATGGAATTCGAGACCGAGGATGATGCATATAACCATTATAACGACTATGCAAAGGAGATGGGTTTTTCAGTCCGAAAATATAGGGTGGAGCGCTCAAGAGTTGATAACCGTATCCTTGCTAGATCATATGTATGTGCAAACCAAGGTGAAAAATGGTGTAATGACAAGCGGCGGAGGGGAATGAATTATATGCCTCGTGCATCAAAGAAAACCAATTGTGGAGTTGTAATGAGGATCAAGTCTAGGAATGGGAAATGGGTGGTGGATCTTTGGGAAAAGGAGCACAACCATCCAATGGTAGATCTGAATGATTCTTTTAGACTTCGGTCACACCAGAAAGCTAATAGTGGTACAATTCAACTGATAGAATGGCTGCAAAAGTGTGGGATTAGGCAGTCCCAAATAATGACAATTTTAAAAGATTTTGCTGGTGGAGAACAACATGTTGGTTTAACTGAGGATAGTTGCAGGAATTTGATTAGGTCCAAGCGTAGGAAGTCTATTGGGATTGACTGTCAACAAGCAATCAATTATTTGCATAGTAAGCAAGCTTCAGAGGTAGGGTTCTTTTATGCAGTCCGTGTTAATGAGGAGCAACAATTGATCGGGATTTTTTGGATAGATAGTCGTGCACGAGAACAATATAAGAAGTTTGGTGATGTAATTGTGTTTGACAcaacttacaaaaaaaataagtacAAGTTCCCATTTGCCCCTTTTACTGGTGTTAATCATCATATGCATTGTATATTGTTCGGTTGTGGCTTAATAGCCGATGAAACAAAGGAATCATTTATGTGGCTTTTTCAGACATGGCTTCAAGCAATGCATAATATCCATCCAAAGGCAATTTTGACCGAAGAGGACCCAGGAATAATGAGAGCTATTCGGCATGTATTTCCATATACTGTACATCGATTTTGTGGATGGCATTTGGAGAACCACATGATCAATCACATAAGGCCATTATATAAAAGATATCCAGACTTGAAAGCAATATATAAAAGTTGCATTAATGATTCAAAAATACCATCTGAGTTTGAGGAGAGATGGGCTAGTATGATACAGAGGTATAATTTAGAGGAGCATAAATGGTTGAGGAGGCAGTACAAACTACGCAAGCATTGGGTGCCATGCTACTATGCTGACACTTTTTTTGCTGGTATGAGCACTATACAAAGAGGGGAGTCAATGAACAATTACTTTAAAGGTTTCTTCACACCATTCACCCCAATTAATGAATTTGTAACACAATATGAAGAGGCTATTAAGAAAATACGTGAAAAAGAAGCGAAGGCAGACGTTGATTGCATCACTTCAACACCTTCTTGTCGTACAACCCATAAAGTTGAGGAACAAGCCGCAAATGTTTATACGACAAAGGTGTTCAAGGTTTTCACGGAGGAGTGGTATCCATGCTTTGGACTTGAGGTCAGGCAATGTGATTGGGAATTCCCAGTTAAGAGGTACAAGGTGTTTTTGAGGGACAAGGATCGAGAGATTAACGTGACATATGTGCTTGACAACCAAGAGGCCGAAATTACTACCTGTAGTTGCAAGATGTTCGAGCATAAAGGTTTACTTTGTAGGCACATACTTAAAGTGTATGTGATAACAGATAGATCCCAAATTCCCCAGCACTATATTCTGCCTAGATGGTCTAAATCTGCTGTATATGATAGCAGTGGTAGTAAACATGTTGAGGGCTCATCTGATGAACAACCCCAACAACCTGTGTGA